The genomic segment atagcgTTTTACCGGTAATTATCAGTATTAAAAGTGGCCTTTACGTCTTTTCAACAAACTTCCACTGAACAAAGGCGAAAATCCTGCAACATGGGAAGGCACTAAAGAAATATCGAACTAAAGAAGAACAAAGCTTCTTTTCTTTCATGGCgtgctaaagaaaaaaaaaacccattccccacaaaaaaaaaagaaaaaaaaaagaaatgggtTTCATGATAGGGACTTCTTGTTATTTGCAAGATCCCATCTCCAATTCTCAAGTACGGTTCCCATCTTCTTTATCCGTTTCCTTTAATATCAGAAATGGAGAAACCAAGAGgaagaggaggaagaagagaaATTTCAGGCCTCCAATGGCTTGCTTGACCCATGAAGACCCAAACGATGACGTTTCCGGCAAGAGGAGGGCTGTTCTTCTTGTGGGTATTTCAATCCTTCCTTTATTGCAACTTAGATCCCAAGCTCTTGAAATCTCCACCTTAAGTAAGCGAGCcccatttcttttattattcAGTATgcttgatatatatttttaatcgaACTATTGGGTTTTATGAAATGGGTTGTCTCCAATTTCATTTCAGTGCCTTTGGGGGGTAATGATGCTACTAGGCAATGTTTTAGTTGGTGAATTACCCtttttcaaatttatcatttgatTGCTTTTACAGATTGTGGATTGGTTAatcatatatatgtttaatttctGGTTTAAGCTCAGTTTTCATATTGGTTCTCTTGTTCTAGTTAACTAGAATGGTATTAACCATTTACTTTAATTAAGTTATTGCATTTTATTAAATGGGTTTCCTttgtttcttgtttcttttccCATCAGAAGCTAGAATCTTGAGCAGCAAGTTATTGGAGTGATCTTGCTTTTGGCCATTATTTCTTGAATCTTGATTTCAAAAGATCGATTTgtattcttaaaaaaatgtaaattgtgtgataaaacatatataaattctacttttttttattatatttcccGAAATCCGTGGATTTGTTGCATGCTTATTTGGTAGTGAATTTGAAAATACTATGGATATTTGTGaatctcaattaataattaaacataatgcGTGCATTTCGTTCTCACAATTTAGATTGTAGATAAAATCCAAATCTTCAGTTCATGTTCCCGAATGCAGCATCTTGGAATTTATCAAATCATGgtgaaatattaatttgaaatgaatattttatgattttgtagTGAACTTAATTCATATCACAGTAGATTGTGGATATATAGGCTTTTTAATGACTGGTTTTACTCAAGTGATTGCCAACCTTCATCTATTTAGTGCTTGCTTTGTGCATATTTCATCTATTTAGGCTTTTAACACAGTGAATGGAAATTGGTTGGCTTAGTTATCCTATGCGGATGGAATTACATAATCTTATGGAGATGGAGAGAATTGgataatttaatgaataaaatttttaaaataagatgAGATTGTTTTTGTTATGCATGCTCCGAAATAAGATAAATCAAAGGTTGTTTTGCCCTATCCTAGCCTTATTGTTTATGGTCTTTCACTTGATATACTAGTTGCTTGATTATCGAGCTTATGCCGTTTGTTCCACTCGCATTTCTTCAACAGCTATTGTTTGCATTGAGAGTATGGATATTTAATGTCTTTTGCTCCTTGGAATGATGTTCTATTATAATTTTGTTCACTTATAATCCTTTCGGaacttttttttgtaaataagATTGTTTTCTTGGAGAAATTCTATAAAATTTTGCTTATGATTGTTCCATAACTGTATTATAAAACAAGGTTCAAACATGGACTAAAAAACTAGCCTTTCCCATTCTGATTAACTTTGTGACTGTTACTAAATGAATCTTAATCCTTTTGGAAAGAGAAAAGACGGTAGTCAGCTTCACAACAAATAGCCTTCTCAGCAGTAGTTTCTATAAAGCTCCTTCTTACTGTCTCGGTTTTAAGCCAATCCATGCTTTGCCATAGAGTTAGGTAGGCTTCTACTGCTAAAAATGATTTCGGTTTTGAACCAGGAGAGGAGGGTGAAGAGATTTTATTAGGACTGGACTTAAAGCTCATAAGGACCTCATAGGGAAACCTTGTATCCAATCTGCcaataatatatatgtacacaCTTTGGCTGCGACGATAATACTGTTTGATCGTGCTCTTCTGAGTTCTAATGACATCCTTCTTCCTTTCTATAATACTTTTGTTGTTGACAGTGTAATGCTGTGTTTGACATCTGTTTTCACTTTATATGGTATTGATTTTGGTAGAAAGAGAACCTGTATATGCAATGTGTATTTTCATTTCGGAAATCTATCTTTGGTAGACCTCTGGAAGGttctaaatataaaaatgatgggtGTGCAAGATCAACTTCCTCTTTTACTGTTGTCTAGGAAGATAGATGGTAGATAGATCAAGCTTCGGTGATAAAACACTGAGACTGCTAAGACTTCTAAACTTGCAGGGAGAGAGAGGCCGAGAAAGAGTAAAAGTCTAGAAGAAGGAACTAGAGAGCTGCCGACGGAAGTTGCTACCGGTAAAAGCACTGGTGTGGTTTCCCTTTGCTTAATTTCTTTCATTTACCCTTACTCTGATAAGATTTAACATTTATTGCCATGATACAGTtgagtaaaatatttaattattccCGTCCCATTCCCTGAAAAAATGAAGGACCAGGTGTGTCATATATTTATATGTGTCTGACATGGGTATGCTCAATATTTTCTATGTTTCTCTATGTAGTTGAGGATCTTATCCCCATAGTTATTTTTGGAAATGTACTAGACACCGGTAGTTCAAGAAAAGAAAGCCGGAGAAACATAGCCTTTTAATAGGGTTGATCTAATATTAGTTTATGCTTCTTCATTTTATGTTCTTTGTATTTGTCTATTTCAGAAGAAAGTGACGTAAACAAACCTGAGGAAAGCCAAATTGCTGTATTTGAGCTGAATAAACCAGAGGAAAGCCGAAAGCTGGAGGTCTGAGTCTCTCGTACTTTTATGTTCCCACCCAGTTTATTTGCTTTTGTTATGTTGACCTCATGATTTTGCGACTTCTAAGTTTCAAAACTTCTAAACGGGGTTACCTTGTATGGACAGGAATCATGGGGAGATTCACGATCTAACCCCTTTCTGTCCCTCCTAAATGGTCTTGGAATACTTGGTGCCAGTGTGCTTGGTGCACTCTACGCTTTGGTTCTGAAGGAGAAGAACACAAACAATGAAATCCTGGAATCAGTAAGTCATCACTTGAAGTTATGGGAAGAATACGAATAACAAGAAGTCTGTTTCTTCTGAAAAATGCTTTATTTTATTCAACTTCCCTTACTGAATGTACTTTTTTGTTTTCCTGTATTAGTTTGCTATTAATCTTGCATTTATTGGAAATATGCAGATAAAAATCGAATTGCAAGAAAAGGAAGTTGCAATTATCATGATGGAGAAAGACTTTGAATCAAAGCTATTAATAGAACGGGAAGAACGAACCAAGCAACTCAAAGAGGCAAAAGAAGAACAGCTGGCTTTAAGGGATCAACTGAATTCAGCTAATAGTACAATTACCGGCTTAGGATGTGAACTTAATAATGAGAAGAGGTTAATCGAGAAGCTTAAAGTTCAAATAGACAGTCTTCAGAATAACCTTTCGGAAGTCAGGGAAGAGAAAAGGTCTCTCAAACAAGAGCTGAAGGAAAAGCTCAATTCCGTTGATGTCCTACGAGAAAAAGCTAACTTGCTTGGTTCAGAACTTAATGATAAGGAAGTTAGTATTCAAAAGCTCAGTACTTTACTTGCAGGAAAAGAATCCGAGTTCAAGAACTTGATCACTACCTACAAACAAACCGAGGAAGAACTTGGCAAAGCACATTTGGAGATCGAAAGACTGAAAGAAGAATTGCAGAGAAGTCGAAGTGAACTCGAATCCGAAAGTTCTTTAGTTGATGAATTAAATGCAAGTGTGAGTTCTTTATTGGTTGAAAGAGATAATTCTATGCGGGAGTTCCTTTCTCTTCAGGAGgagtacaatgatttgaaacttTCGTCTGAAAATAAGGCAGTGGCTGATGCTAAGCTTTTGGGGGAAAGAGAAAATGAAATCCGGTTGCTAAAGGAAAAACTCGAGCTTGCTCTAAACGATGTGAGTGAAAATAAAACGATTGCTGCTGATTTGAACAAGGAAAAGGAAAGCCTGGAGCGAGCACTGGAGATGGAATTGCACGGTGGAAAAAACCTGAAAGAAGAACTCCTACTTGTTGAGGAAACTCTTTCAAAGTCCCGGAGTGAAGTTTCTTATCTGTCTGAACAACTGAAGCAATCGAGAATCCATTGTAAAGAGCTTGAGTCTGATGTTTCAAGGGTTACGACCAAGTTTTATGAAGCTAAAGAAAGACtgcaagccaaccttgatgaggCAAAACAAAACGGTGTAGTTCTGGCCGGTGAGCTCACAACTACGAAAGAGCTTCTGAAGAAAACCTTGGAAGAGCGGCAAACTTTTTCTCGTGAGTTGACTTCCATGACCGAAAACCGGAATACCCTTCAAAGGGAATTGATAGATGCTTATAAAAGAGTAGAAGCCATATCCAGTGATTTGAAAGAAGAGAAAACGCATGTTTCTTCATTAAACCAGGAAAGACAGGCTTTAGAGAATCAGATTGTGAAAGACAAGGAAGCAAGAAAATCACTCAAAACCAACCTGGAAGAGGCTA from the Gossypium hirsutum isolate 1008001.06 chromosome D09, Gossypium_hirsutum_v2.1, whole genome shotgun sequence genome contains:
- the LOC107891697 gene encoding MAR-binding filament-like protein 1-1 isoform X1; this translates as MGFMIGTSCYLQDPISNSQVRFPSSLSVSFNIRNGETKRKRRKKRNFRPPMACLTHEDPNDDVSGKRRAVLLVGISILPLLQLRSQALEISTLRRERPRKSKSLEEGTRELPTEVATGKSTEESDVNKPEESQIAVFELNKPEESRKLEESWGDSRSNPFLSLLNGLGILGASVLGALYALVLKEKNTNNEILESIKIELQEKEVAIIMMEKDFESKLLIEREERTKQLKEAKEEQLALRDQLNSANSTITGLGCELNNEKRLIEKLKVQIDSLQNNLSEVREEKRSLKQELKEKLNSVDVLREKANLLGSELNDKEVSIQKLSTLLAGKESEFKNLITTYKQTEEELGKAHLEIERLKEELQRSRSELESESSLVDELNASVSSLLVERDNSMREFLSLQEEYNDLKLSSENKAVADAKLLGERENEIRLLKEKLELALNDVSENKTIAADLNKEKESLERALEMELHGGKNLKEELLLVEETLSKSRSEVSYLSEQLKQSRIHCKELESDVSRVTTKFYEAKERLQANLDEAKQNGVVLAGELTTTKELLKKTLEERQTFSRELTSMTENRNTLQRELIDAYKRVEAISSDLKEEKTHVSSLNQERQALENQIVKDKEARKSLKTNLEEATNSLDEVNQKILKLSRDLEIANAKISSLEDEKMVLYKTLTEQKNASKEARENMEDAHSIVMTLNKERESLEKRVKKLEEELASAKGEILRLRSRINSSKAPVNDQPQQKDETETKVTVSARKSRRKKGSSQ
- the LOC107891697 gene encoding MAR-binding filament-like protein 1-1 isoform X2 → MGFMIGTSCYLQDPISNSQVRFPSSLSVSFNIRNGETKRKRRKKRNFRPPMACLTHEDPNDDVSGKRRAVLLVGISILPLLQLRSQALEISTLRRERPRKSKSLEEGTRELPTEVATEESDVNKPEESQIAVFELNKPEESRKLEESWGDSRSNPFLSLLNGLGILGASVLGALYALVLKEKNTNNEILESIKIELQEKEVAIIMMEKDFESKLLIEREERTKQLKEAKEEQLALRDQLNSANSTITGLGCELNNEKRLIEKLKVQIDSLQNNLSEVREEKRSLKQELKEKLNSVDVLREKANLLGSELNDKEVSIQKLSTLLAGKESEFKNLITTYKQTEEELGKAHLEIERLKEELQRSRSELESESSLVDELNASVSSLLVERDNSMREFLSLQEEYNDLKLSSENKAVADAKLLGERENEIRLLKEKLELALNDVSENKTIAADLNKEKESLERALEMELHGGKNLKEELLLVEETLSKSRSEVSYLSEQLKQSRIHCKELESDVSRVTTKFYEAKERLQANLDEAKQNGVVLAGELTTTKELLKKTLEERQTFSRELTSMTENRNTLQRELIDAYKRVEAISSDLKEEKTHVSSLNQERQALENQIVKDKEARKSLKTNLEEATNSLDEVNQKILKLSRDLEIANAKISSLEDEKMVLYKTLTEQKNASKEARENMEDAHSIVMTLNKERESLEKRVKKLEEELASAKGEILRLRSRINSSKAPVNDQPQQKDETETKVTVSARKSRRKKGSSQ